In the genome of Bosea sp. BIWAKO-01, the window CTGATCTTGCCTCTATGATCGATGGCTTGATGCATCGCGACGCCGTCCAGGCGCTGGCCATGGCCAACAAGGCGGGACTGGTTTCGTCCGGTTTTGCCAAGGTCGAGGCTTCTATCGGATCGGGGCGGCTCGCCGCGGTCATCGAAGCCAGCGATGGCGCCGAAGACGGCCGGCGCAAGATAGGACAGGCTCTCAGGCGGGTCGCGGCAGCGCGAGCCGAAGATGGGCTGAAGGTCCGAAAGACACCGGTTGTCGCGGAATTCGCGGCGGCTGATTTGGAATTGGCGTTGGGGCGGTCACATGTGATACATGCGGCCCTTGCTCCGGGACCGGCGGCCGAGGGTTTCCTCTCCCGCTGGCGTCGGCTCGTCCGATACCGGACGGGCGATGCCGGTGCGTTGGGCCCGGAAAGCCCGACGGATTTCGACGAGACAGACGAACACACGACCGAACCGGCAGGACCGAAAGCGGAATGAGCGATACCAAAAACCCGGGCGACAAGACTTTGACGGTCAGCCCTCCGAAGACCCTGACGCTGAAGCGGCCGATCGAGCAGAGCACGGTTCGGCAAAGCTTCTCGCATGGGCGCTCGAAGCAGGTCGTCGTCGAGGTCAAGCGCCGCGTCGGTGGGCCCGAAGTCAAGGAAGCGCCGGTGGCTCGCGCGCCGCAGCCCGCGGTGCAGCCTGCTGCCCCGCGTCCGGTCGTGCCTCAGCCGGCTCCCGCAGCTCCGAAGCCGAGCGGCATGCTTCTGCGCACCCTCTCGGACGACGAGAAGGATGCGCGTCAGCGCGCCCTGTCCGACTCGCGAGCCCGTGAGCTCGACGAGCGCCGTCAGGCCGAAGAGGAAGCCCGCCAGCGTGCGCTTGTTGCGGAGCGCGAACGGGCCGAGCGCGAGGCAGCCCTTGCCCGCCAGCGCGAGGAAGAAGAGCGCCGTCGTCAGGAAGACGAGCAGAAGCGTCGCGCCGAAGTCGCCGCTCGCCAGCGCGATGACGCCCAGGCCGCTCGTCCGGCAGCCCCCCAGCAGCCGCGTGATCAGGCCCCGGCCCCGGCCCCATCCGCTCCGCCGCAGCAGCAGGCGCAGCCGTCCCAGCCTTCAACCTATGCTCCCGCCGCACGGCCCGCATCCGGCCCGCGCGAGTTTGGTGCTGCACGTCCGCAGATGCGCGACGTCGGTGCACGTCCGCCGCGGCTCGACTCGCGTCCTGCGCGGGTCGACGCGCCGCGTCCCCCCCGTGCCGGTGATCCGAGCGCTCCCGCAGAGCCGGCGGTCGTCCGTCCGGCCCGCCAGGCCCCCTCGGCCGGCGCCCCGCGCAGCCGTCCCGATGACGGTGAAGCCCGGCCGGCGTTCCGTCGTCCTGGCGGCGCTCCTGGCGCAGCCAATCGCGGTGCGCCCACTCCTGCCCCGAAGACGCCCAAGGCCGGTGAGAAGCCGCGTGGCCGCCTGACGCTCTCGACCGCTACCGGCGGTGATGACGAGCGGACACGGTCGGTTGCAGCCTTCCGCCGCCGCGTCCAGCGCATGACCGGGCACCGTGCCTCGGACGTCGCCAAGGAACGCGTGATGCGTGAGGTGATCATCCCCGAGACGATCACCATCCAGGAACTCGCCAACCGCATGACCGAGCGTGGCGTCGACGTCATCCGCCTGCTGATGAAGCAGGGTGCGATGCACAAGATCACCGACGTGATCGACGCCGACACTGCTCAGCTCGTGGCCGAGGAAATGGGCCATACCGTCAAGCGCGTCGCCGAATCCGACGTGGAAGAAGGCTTGTTCGATACGCCCGACACCGATGAGATGCTGACGCAGCGTCCGCCGGTCGTGACGATCATGGGCCATGTCGACCACGGCAAGACCTCGCTGCTCGATGCGATCCGCCAGACTCATGTCGTGACCGGCGAAGCTGGTGGCATCACTCAGCATATCGGCGCCTATCAGGTGACGACGCCGACCGGCTCGAAGGTGACCTTCATCGATACCCCCGGCCACGCCGCCTTCACGGCGATGCGTGCGCGCGGCGCCAAGGTGACGGATATCGTCGTTCTCGTGGTGGCGGCCGACGACGGCGTGATGCCGCAGACGGTCGAGGCCATCAACCACGCCAAGGCGGCCAAGGTTCCGCTGATCGTGGCGATCAACAAGATCGACAAGCCCGACGCCAATCCGGACCGCGTGCGGTCCGAGCTGCTGCAATACGAGATCCAGGTCGAGACGCTGGGCGGCGAAACGCTGGAAATCGAGGTTTCGGCCAAGACCGGCAAGAACCTCGACAGGCTTCTCGAGGCCATTTCGCTGCAGGCTGAACTGCTCGATCTCAAGGCCAACCCCGACCGCGCTGCCGAAGGCACCGTGATCGAGGCGAAGCTCGATCGTGGCCGCGGCCCGGTTGCCACCGTGCTCGTCCAGCGCGGCACGTTGCGCACCGGCGACATCGTCGTGGCCGGCTCGGAATGGGGCCGGGTGCGCGCTCTGATCGGCGACACCGGCGCCCAGATCAAGGAAGCGCCCCCGTCGCTCCCGGTCGAGGTTCTCGGTTTCAACGGTACACCTGAGGCCGGTGACCGCGTCGCGGTCGTCGAATCCGAAGCGCGGGCCCGCGAGATCACCGATTACCGTGAGCGCCAGAAGCGCGACCGCATCGCGGCACGTGGCGGTGGATCGGGCGCAGGCCGCTCGCTCGCCGAAATGATGCGCGACCTCAAGGAAGGCGCCGGCCGCAAGGAATTCCCGCTTGTCGTCAAGGGCGACGTGCAGGGTTCGGTCGAGGCCATCGTCGGCACGCTCGAGAAGGTCGGCAACGACGAGGTGCGCGCACGCGTGCTTCAGTCCGGCGTCGGCGGCATCACCGAATCCGACATCACGCTCGCCCAGGCTTCGGGCGCGGCCGTGATCGGCTTCAACGTGCGTGCCCACAAGGAAGCGCGCGAGGCGGCCGAACGGGCCGGCGTCGAAATCCGCTACTACAACATCATCTACAACCTCGTGGATGACGTGAAGGCGGCGATGTCGGGCCTGCTGGCTCCGACGCTGCGCGAAACCATGCTCGGCAATGCCCAGATCCTCGAGATCTTCAACGTCTCGAAGGTCGGCAAGATCGCCGGCTGCCGCGTCACCGACGGCACGATCGAACGCGGCGCCAATGTCCGCCTGATCCGCGACAATGTCGTGGTTCACGAGGGCAAGCTCTCGCAGCTCAAGCGCTTCAAGGACGACGCCAAGGAAGTGGTTGCCGGCCAGGAATGCGGCATGTCCTTCGAGAACTATCAGGACATGCGCGCTGGCGACGTGATCGAGTGCTATCGCGTCGAGGAGATCAAGCGGACGCTGTGATCCGTCATGGCCGGGCTTGTCCCGACCGCCTGACGATGACGAGCGCGCGCTCCTTCGCAGAACCTTGACGTCATGGCCGGGCCAAGCCCGGCCATGACGTTTCTACGATCCACGCTCATCCGGTCCGAGTCCGGAGAACGAGAACCATGGCAAGACCAGCAAAACCCAGCGGCCCCTCGCAGCGACAACTGCGCGTCGGCGAACTCATCCGTCACGCACTGGCCGAGATGCTAGCCCGCGGCGACATTCACGACGACGTGCTGGCGAAGCATGTCATCACCGTGCCGGAGGTGCGGCTCTCGCCCGATCTCAAGCTCGCGACGGCCTACATCATGCCGCTCGGCGGCAATGACATCGCGCCGGTCCTAAAGGCGCTCGATGGCCACAAGCGCTACATCCGGGGCGAGATCGCCCATCGGGTGAACCTGAAATACGCGCCTGATATCCGCTTCCGGCAGGATGAGAGCTTCTCGGAGGCCGAGCGCATCGATGCGCTGCTCGATTCCGAGACGGTGCGCCGCGACACGCTGCGCCAGCCCCTGAAGATCGACCAAGACGACCATCATGACGACGAATAGCGAGACAGTGGCGCCTCCGCAGGCGCAGCAGCCGCGCCCGAAGAAGCGCGACGTTCATGGCTGGGTGGTGCTCGACAAGCCCGTCGGCATGACCTCGACCCATGCGGTCAGCGTGGTGAAGCGCGCCTTCAGCGCCAAGAAGGCCGGCCATGCCGGAACGCTCGACCCGCTCGCTTCAGGCCTGCTGCCGATCGCACTGGGGGAGGCGACCAAGACCGTCCCCTTCGTCATGGATGGTCGGAAAGCCTATCAGTTCACCGTCGCCTGGGGCTCGCAGACCGAGACCGACGATACCGAAGGCCGCGTCATCGCGACCTCGGAGCTGCGCCCGCTGGAAGACGCCATTGCGGCCCTCCTGCCGCGCTTCACCGGCACGATCCTGCAAACGCCTCCCAAATACTCGGCCATCAAGATCGCCGGCGAGCGCGCTTATGACCTCGCCCGGGACGGTGAAGAGGTGGTGCTGGAGCCGCGCCCCGTGGAGATCGATGCATTGTCGATCG includes:
- a CDS encoding RNA-binding protein; the protein is MKRPEAARPAHKDGPERSCVVTRMVKAPEDLIRFVVSPDGVLTPDLRRKLPGRGVWTSLSAATVAEAIKRKAFERSLKTKVTIPPDLASMIDGLMHRDAVQALAMANKAGLVSSGFAKVEASIGSGRLAAVIEASDGAEDGRRKIGQALRRVAAARAEDGLKVRKTPVVAEFAAADLELALGRSHVIHAALAPGPAAEGFLSRWRRLVRYRTGDAGALGPESPTDFDETDEHTTEPAGPKAE
- the infB gene encoding translation initiation factor IF-2 produces the protein MSDTKNPGDKTLTVSPPKTLTLKRPIEQSTVRQSFSHGRSKQVVVEVKRRVGGPEVKEAPVARAPQPAVQPAAPRPVVPQPAPAAPKPSGMLLRTLSDDEKDARQRALSDSRARELDERRQAEEEARQRALVAERERAEREAALARQREEEERRRQEDEQKRRAEVAARQRDDAQAARPAAPQQPRDQAPAPAPSAPPQQQAQPSQPSTYAPAARPASGPREFGAARPQMRDVGARPPRLDSRPARVDAPRPPRAGDPSAPAEPAVVRPARQAPSAGAPRSRPDDGEARPAFRRPGGAPGAANRGAPTPAPKTPKAGEKPRGRLTLSTATGGDDERTRSVAAFRRRVQRMTGHRASDVAKERVMREVIIPETITIQELANRMTERGVDVIRLLMKQGAMHKITDVIDADTAQLVAEEMGHTVKRVAESDVEEGLFDTPDTDEMLTQRPPVVTIMGHVDHGKTSLLDAIRQTHVVTGEAGGITQHIGAYQVTTPTGSKVTFIDTPGHAAFTAMRARGAKVTDIVVLVVAADDGVMPQTVEAINHAKAAKVPLIVAINKIDKPDANPDRVRSELLQYEIQVETLGGETLEIEVSAKTGKNLDRLLEAISLQAELLDLKANPDRAAEGTVIEAKLDRGRGPVATVLVQRGTLRTGDIVVAGSEWGRVRALIGDTGAQIKEAPPSLPVEVLGFNGTPEAGDRVAVVESEARAREITDYRERQKRDRIAARGGGSGAGRSLAEMMRDLKEGAGRKEFPLVVKGDVQGSVEAIVGTLEKVGNDEVRARVLQSGVGGITESDITLAQASGAAVIGFNVRAHKEAREAAERAGVEIRYYNIIYNLVDDVKAAMSGLLAPTLRETMLGNAQILEIFNVSKVGKIAGCRVTDGTIERGANVRLIRDNVVVHEGKLSQLKRFKDDAKEVVAGQECGMSFENYQDMRAGDVIECYRVEEIKRTL
- the rbfA gene encoding 30S ribosome-binding factor RbfA; this encodes MARPAKPSGPSQRQLRVGELIRHALAEMLARGDIHDDVLAKHVITVPEVRLSPDLKLATAYIMPLGGNDIAPVLKALDGHKRYIRGEIAHRVNLKYAPDIRFRQDESFSEAERIDALLDSETVRRDTLRQPLKIDQDDHHDDE
- the truB gene encoding tRNA pseudouridine(55) synthase TruB, with amino-acid sequence MTTNSETVAPPQAQQPRPKKRDVHGWVVLDKPVGMTSTHAVSVVKRAFSAKKAGHAGTLDPLASGLLPIALGEATKTVPFVMDGRKAYQFTVAWGSQTETDDTEGRVIATSELRPLEDAIAALLPRFTGTILQTPPKYSAIKIAGERAYDLARDGEEVVLEPRPVEIDALSIVSHDGATTTFEAECGKGTYVRAIARDLGVALGCLGHVAHLRRTRVGPFTVTEATTVETLRSSQEEAEGALRPVAAALELIPEIVVHRDAALRLKRGQSALLRGRDAPIEAEAVYATSGGVLIATGSISNGELVPHRVFNL